Sequence from the uncultured Flavobacterium sp. genome:
TTTATCTACCAATTGACCGTAATAACTTTTCTTTGCTTCTGGAGAAAATTGCTCATAAATTGACTTTTGATCCGGTGTGAAATAACTGTATTGTGTGATCATAAAAAACGGTCCCCACCAAGTTGCTTTATTTCTTGTAATTAAATCTGCTGTAGTTTTTTCGACTTTATTAAAGAATGCTTTTTCTTTTACTTCGAAAGATTTCCATGCAGGAGAATTTCCAATAGAATCCATCAGTTTTTTGTTTCCTGAAACTCTTGCTTTTCCGTATGCTTCTGCAACTTCTTCACTTCCTTTGTGGTATTCTTCGTAATCTTTGTTTAATTCTTCTCTAAAAGCGGTTTCTTTTTTAAAATAATCGTTGGATTTTGATCCTGAAACCACTTCATTTTTAAAGTTGATTTTTCCTTCTTCTTGTTTTAAAACTTCGGCTTCAGCTGTTAATTTTATTTTAGAATTTTCTATTAAAACCGGAATGTATCCTTTGTTTTTTCCGAATTCAAGATAAAACAAACGAGGTTCATTTAATTTTCCTGTAAAGGTAAATTTGCCATCTTTAATTGTAGTTTCTGCAACTGCAGATTCTGATGAATGTGTTGCTCCGGGAATTAATTTTATGGTCGTTCCGTCTTCAAGTCCGGTTATATTTCCTTCAAGATTATAAGAGGTTTCTGCAACTGCAGGCTTTTTCTTTTGCGCCTGAATATTGTTGGAAAATGCAAATAAACAGATGCATAATCCAATTACTTTAAATTTAATTGTGTTCATTTTTGATTGATATTTTAAGTAAAAGCTTCCTTTTCGAAAGTCCTAATCAGGAAGCTTTAAAGTTTTTATTTTGCTACGTTTTGAGTTATAGTTCCGTTTCCTGGATTTTTTGTAGCTCCTTGAGGAAATGGCATTGTCCATAAATGAGAATCTGGTGCTAATGCGTAGTTTACTCCACCAGAAGTTTTTGATAAACTCAATTTATAAGTACCTTCAGCATTAAGACGACGTGCATCTGCAAAAGGAATAATTGTCAGGATAAGTTCGTTATACTTCGTTTTGAAAATAGCATTTAGGGCAACTGTTTTATCTGCAGTTACAATATCCTGATAAGCAGATGGTTCAATACGAGTTTTTCGTACTTTATTTAAAACGTCTAATGCATCGCTGATTTGTCCTGCACGAGCCAGACATTCTGCTTTAATTAAATATACTTCTACAGTTGTGATTCCGCCGTAATTAAACATTCCTGATAAGGTTCTTCTGTAATAAGTATCTGCACCAACTGTTCTTAATTTCCAACGAGATTTAAAACGAACATCTCCAACTTCAAAACGTTGCGCACGTTCTACCGGAATACTATATTCTGTAGATAAATAGGTTCTTTCGCCATGACGAAATGTATAATTCTCAACATAATCAAATCCCATTGGAGATGGCGTTGCCGTATAAGAATTTGGAATATCGATAATCGCTTTATTAGCATTATAATAGGCAACCCAATCGTACAGTTTATTATTTTCGGCTAGAGCCAAATCAGCGTATTTCAAGGCTTCTGTATAATTATTCATTTGCAAATAAACACGGGAATAAAATGCATAACCTGCTCCTAAATTTGGATGCAAAGCTGTTTGAGAAACTTTTGGTAAATATGGCAATGCATCTTTTACATCGGCCAAAATAAAATCGTACAATTCCTGAATCGTTACTTGTTTACTTGGCGCGTTAATATCGGCACTTGTAATTAATGGCACAGATAATTTTGTTTTTGCAGTTGAAGCCACATAAGTATCTGCATAAAAATTAACTAAGTTATAGTACGACATTGCACGTAGAATTTTTGCTTCTGCCCAAATTACTCTTTTTTGATCTTCTGTTGCTTCTGTTGTTGTTAAAGCATTTGCAATAATCAAGTTAAAGGTCGAAATACCTGCATATTGTCCATAATATTGTCTTTCGTCTGCTTGATTTAATTGGATACGATCTGCGGTTTCATCCCACATATAGTTGGCTTTTGTCAAACGCTGCGCTGCCAGAGTTGCTATATCGATAAATTTATCGTTGATCAAGGTCGAAGCTTGTGCAATATCTACGCTTTGATTGGTGTATTCGTCACGAATAAAAGCTTCATAATCTGCCAATGTTGTTGGGATTTTAGATCCTTTTGGTGCATCATCTAAATAGTTGGAGCAAGATGCTGAAACCAATCCTAATGCTAAAACGCACAGTATATTTTTATATATATTTTTCATCGTGTAGTCTTTTTAAATTAGAAATTAATGTTAACACCAAAAACTAAACTTGGAGATTGAAAGCCATTTAAAAGATATTTAGCGTCTCTGCTTTTAGCGAATGTATAGACATTTTCTGCATTCAGATTGAAGCGAACATCTTGTAATTTTACTCTTTTTATAATAGACGAAGGCAAATTATAAGCTAAAGAAATATTGCTTAATCTGATATTTGAGGCATCTAGAATATTAATATTCGCATAACGATAAATGTCGCGAGAATCTGATGTAAAATCGGCTTCGTACTCGTAAACCGCGCGAGGAATATTGGTAAAAGCTTCATCGCCTGGTTTTTGCCAACGGTTTTCGATATTTTTATTTACAGTTGTAATATCTGTTACATAACTACCTATTCCAGCCGAATAATTGTTCTCTAACATTGGTAAAAATGTATTTCTGATTTTATGTCCTAACTCATAAATAAACAATGCCGAAAGTGAAAAATTCTTGTAGTTTACAGCCGTATGAAACGATCCACTGTGTGTAGGAACAGTTGAGCCATAATCATGAATTGCATTTAAATCTGCCGGATTGTAAATTACTTTTTCGCCTTTTGCATTATAAACCTGAGGCAAACCTTTATCGCTCAAACCTGCCCATTCGTAACCGTAAATCGTATTGTAATTTTTACCAACTTTAGGATAAGCATCTGGAACGTCTAACTGTAAGTAATATACCGGAGCTTCGACTTTTACGTAATCGACTTTGTTTTTATTATAGGCATATAAAACTGAAGCATCCCAAGAGAAAGAACCCGTTTTTACGATTGTTCCTCTCAAAGTGGTTTCAATACCTTTGTTGGTCATTTCTCCATTGTTAATTTTATAGGTCGAATAACCAAATCCTTCTGTTGGGATTCCGTTACTGTTTGCTAATAAATCTTGTCCTTTTTTGTTGTAAACATCAAAAGTTCCGCTTAATCTATTTTTGAAGAATGAAAAATCGACACCAATATTGGTTGTTGTTGTTTTCTCCCAAGACAATTCAGGATTTGGTCTTTGGTTAACATATCCTTGATTTCCGCCTACATTTGGATTTGCATAATAAGAAGCTGTTAAATAAGGTGCTGCGTCTTTGGCAACATTTCCGCCAATACCATAAGAAGCGCGAAGTTTAAGTGAGTTTACCCAATCAACTGCAAAAAACGATTCTTTATCAATATTCCACGCTGCTCCTGTAGACCAAGTTGGTTTGTTTTGATATTTATTGTTTGTTCCCCAAAGGTTTGAACGATCCCAACGCAAACTTCCTGTAAATGAATATTTTTTGTTATACGTATAACCTCCTGTTGTATAGAAAGAAACGTAACGGTTTACCAATTCACGATCTGCTGCAAAATCATCTAATCTCATTGAACCTCCAAAAACAGATCCGTAAACTTTTAGTAAATCTGCCTGATTAATTGGTGTGTACGATAAAGTTTGTTCGTCCCAGCCATAACGAGTTTTATCTCCGTATTCTATTTTTGAATGACGGATTTCCATACCTGCAATTGCGGTTACGTCGTGTGCATTATTAAAAGTCTGATCAAAATTCAATTGCTGACGAAAGTTGTAAGCATTAGAAAATTGATTTGTTTCTTTTAAGATATCGCCATAAGGCAAATTATAAACGGCTTTGTTATTACTATCAATAGTTACTAAACCATTTACTTCATTTCTAACACTATAAGATTCTTTTTCTCTTAATAAACTGCCACGATCAACTCCATATTCGTACTGAAACATTGCATTGTATGTAAGTGCTTTATTGAATTTTACATTAAACTTTGCAAAAGTTCTGTTCAGAAAGTTTTTAGTTTCATTTACATTTCGCCCTAATTCATCCATTGGCGTAATATCCATATTATAAAGACCATAAGTCTTCATAGATTGAAGCGTAAAATTATTGTATCGAGATGCGGCTGTAGAAGTATAATTAGATCCGTCGTCATTTACCAA
This genomic interval carries:
- a CDS encoding TlpA disulfide reductase family protein; the encoded protein is MNTIKFKVIGLCICLFAFSNNIQAQKKKPAVAETSYNLEGNITGLEDGTTIKLIPGATHSSESAVAETTIKDGKFTFTGKLNEPRLFYLEFGKNKGYIPVLIENSKIKLTAEAEVLKQEEGKINFKNEVVSGSKSNDYFKKETAFREELNKDYEEYHKGSEEVAEAYGKARVSGNKKLMDSIGNSPAWKSFEVKEKAFFNKVEKTTADLITRNKATWWGPFFMITQYSYFTPDQKSIYEQFSPEAKKSYYGQLVDKDLNPKSLIGTSVANFGLKDKDGKAYNVKDIVAGKKYILIDFWASWCGPCRKEIPNLKTAYSEYAGKGFEILSISIDKDEKAWQKALAQENMQWHNLLDDNKVSNAFNVKAIPATYLVDSKGVIIGDNLRGAELEAKLKELLKS
- a CDS encoding RagB/SusD family nutrient uptake outer membrane protein, encoding MKNIYKNILCVLALGLVSASCSNYLDDAPKGSKIPTTLADYEAFIRDEYTNQSVDIAQASTLINDKFIDIATLAAQRLTKANYMWDETADRIQLNQADERQYYGQYAGISTFNLIIANALTTTEATEDQKRVIWAEAKILRAMSYYNLVNFYADTYVASTAKTKLSVPLITSADINAPSKQVTIQELYDFILADVKDALPYLPKVSQTALHPNLGAGYAFYSRVYLQMNNYTEALKYADLALAENNKLYDWVAYYNANKAIIDIPNSYTATPSPMGFDYVENYTFRHGERTYLSTEYSIPVERAQRFEVGDVRFKSRWKLRTVGADTYYRRTLSGMFNYGGITTVEVYLIKAECLARAGQISDALDVLNKVRKTRIEPSAYQDIVTADKTVALNAIFKTKYNELILTIIPFADARRLNAEGTYKLSLSKTSGGVNYALAPDSHLWTMPFPQGATKNPGNGTITQNVAK
- a CDS encoding SusC/RagA family TonB-linked outer membrane protein translates to MKKLLNKIRFDKPFLKFDLKMKLTTLFLLTTLTVMQAGVTYSQKPTMSFNASDMTVGKIIEKIEYTTNYRFVYNVRSVDLDRKIDVSLSNASMETILNTIFNNTGTDFKISGTHIILTPKKAPAEKAVVVQKAAEDFIVKGKVTDEKGNPLAGAAVSDNGSGNGVQTDFNGEYQIITVGKETTLAFAYLGFVRQEIKVAGRSVINVVLKEDTLELGEVVLTTGYQNISSEQATGSFSSLKAKDFQEQRLSSLNKILEGRIVGYQDGKIRGTTTMNGLTTPLYVIDGFPIENTKYNQYFGLEENLPNLNLEDIETITVLKDAAASSIYGARAANGVVVITTKKAKAGKTNISFSSNLTVTPYRNYTGNLTDAGDIIGLEKGWADANPSLKGANASTYAQSLLNNAVFTSQGMQTLLNGYAGNISQTEMNNRLTQLGSQGYKYYDDVAKYAKRDQYFIQHNVSLGKATESNTFNASLTYKGNKFEDIYSDNQSVGLNLKNSTDITSWLTLDLGTYINYGESNTQTYNPLTQQDYKTQMYNQLVNDDGSNYTSTAASRYNNFTLQSMKTYGLYNMDITPMDELGRNVNETKNFLNRTFAKFNVKFNKALTYNAMFQYEYGVDRGSLLREKESYSVRNEVNGLVTIDSNNKAVYNLPYGDILKETNQFSNAYNFRQQLNFDQTFNNAHDVTAIAGMEIRHSKIEYGDKTRYGWDEQTLSYTPINQADLLKVYGSVFGGSMRLDDFAADRELVNRYVSFYTTGGYTYNKKYSFTGSLRWDRSNLWGTNNKYQNKPTWSTGAAWNIDKESFFAVDWVNSLKLRASYGIGGNVAKDAAPYLTASYYANPNVGGNQGYVNQRPNPELSWEKTTTTNIGVDFSFFKNRLSGTFDVYNKKGQDLLANSNGIPTEGFGYSTYKINNGEMTNKGIETTLRGTIVKTGSFSWDASVLYAYNKNKVDYVKVEAPVYYLQLDVPDAYPKVGKNYNTIYGYEWAGLSDKGLPQVYNAKGEKVIYNPADLNAIHDYGSTVPTHSGSFHTAVNYKNFSLSALFIYELGHKIRNTFLPMLENNYSAGIGSYVTDITTVNKNIENRWQKPGDEAFTNIPRAVYEYEADFTSDSRDIYRYANINILDASNIRLSNISLAYNLPSSIIKRVKLQDVRFNLNAENVYTFAKSRDAKYLLNGFQSPSLVFGVNINF